A DNA window from Allokutzneria albata contains the following coding sequences:
- a CDS encoding amidase family protein codes for MRWLDSAPSGTFITMLPDRALREAEASDRRHRASAVKGPLDGIPLVWKDNFDLEGTVTSNGSPTRANAEPASTDAPVVARLAAAGAVSIGKTNLSEFAFTGLGLNPHFGNPVNPLAPDRVPGGSSSGSAVAVAAGVAEVGIGSDTSGSIRVPAAFCGVIGYRPSTTRYDRRGMQPLSPQLDSVGVLARSMYMITAVDAVLRSVAPVRTDRPRLVIPLGELTEDCSPEITDEFESVAKALEKQGFPVIRKRLQALEDTQRLIDEHGPLVLADAYRAHGHLRASTTIDPLIARRLSRYEPNSEKPVLHALPRLKQRVQSEVDDAVLLFPTTRDPAPTVESVTTDLDVAEAANRRVLRSTMLTSHLDMPGVALGNVLLSATTHRDDLLLATATEVERHVLPHQNRRKAVR; via the coding sequence GTGAGATGGCTCGACTCCGCGCCGAGCGGGACCTTCATCACGATGCTGCCCGACCGCGCGCTCCGCGAGGCGGAGGCGAGCGATCGACGACACCGCGCCAGCGCCGTCAAGGGACCCCTGGACGGAATTCCCTTGGTGTGGAAGGACAATTTCGACCTGGAAGGCACCGTCACCAGCAACGGCTCGCCGACCAGGGCCAATGCCGAGCCCGCCTCCACCGACGCGCCCGTGGTCGCCAGGCTCGCGGCGGCCGGAGCGGTGTCCATCGGGAAGACCAACCTCAGCGAGTTCGCCTTCACCGGCCTGGGCCTCAACCCGCACTTCGGGAATCCCGTCAACCCGCTGGCTCCCGACCGCGTGCCAGGCGGCTCCTCCTCCGGCTCGGCCGTCGCGGTCGCCGCCGGGGTGGCGGAGGTCGGGATCGGCTCGGACACCTCGGGCTCGATCCGCGTCCCTGCCGCCTTCTGCGGCGTCATCGGCTACCGGCCGAGCACGACCCGCTACGACCGCCGCGGAATGCAACCGCTGTCGCCCCAGCTGGACAGCGTCGGCGTGCTTGCCAGATCGATGTACATGATCACCGCGGTGGACGCCGTGCTGCGCTCAGTCGCCCCCGTCAGGACAGACCGCCCGCGCTTGGTGATCCCCCTCGGGGAGCTGACCGAGGACTGCTCTCCGGAGATCACCGACGAATTCGAGTCAGTCGCGAAAGCCCTTGAGAAGCAAGGATTCCCGGTGATTCGCAAACGACTGCAGGCGTTGGAGGACACGCAGCGCCTCATCGACGAGCACGGCCCTCTTGTGCTCGCCGACGCCTACCGCGCCCACGGGCACCTGCGTGCCTCGACCACCATCGACCCCCTCATCGCGCGTCGACTCAGCCGCTACGAGCCGAACAGCGAAAAGCCTGTCCTGCATGCCCTTCCTCGATTGAAGCAGCGCGTTCAGTCCGAAGTGGACGATGCGGTGCTGCTGTTCCCCACCACCCGAGACCCGGCTCCCACGGTGGAGTCGGTGACGACGGACCTCGACGTCGCCGAAGCCGCGAACCGCCGCGTTCTGCGCAGCACCATGCTCACCAGCCACCTGGACATGCCAGGCGTCGCGCTGGGCAACGTGCTGCTGTCAGCCACCACGCACCGCGATGACCTCCTGCTGGCCACCGCAACCGAAGTGGAACGGCACGTCCTCCCCCACCAGAACAGACGAAAGGCAGTCAGATGA
- a CDS encoding oxidoreductase, translating into MSTSHPALSSFRLGAHELSSRYAVAPMTRISASPEGVPTPEMARYYAEFAEGGFPLVITEGIYPDTAHSQGYLDQPGLASAEHVEGWRSVTEAVHAAGGVLVGQLMHAGALSQGNRYTSERIAPSAVQPRGEMMPEYGGSGPWPTPRGMSTRDIEDVVAGFAAAARNAVDAGFDGVEVHAANGYLLDQFITDYTNQRTDSYGGPMANRIKLAAEVVRAIKAVVPQGFLVGVRLSQTKVNDFTYRWPEGERDAEAAYSALAAAGADYLHIASEGRNWLDTARLAGGRTITSIARELTGLPVIANGGMHDTVLAERVLDGGHSDLLSVGRAALANPDLPRRVAKDVELDPFDHGMLDPAVTLDNVRRWRESRQA; encoded by the coding sequence ATGAGCACTTCCCACCCCGCTCTCTCCTCGTTCCGGCTCGGCGCGCACGAGCTGTCCTCGCGCTACGCGGTGGCTCCGATGACCAGGATCTCCGCCTCGCCCGAAGGCGTTCCGACGCCCGAAATGGCCCGCTACTACGCGGAATTCGCCGAGGGCGGCTTCCCTTTGGTGATCACCGAGGGGATCTACCCCGACACCGCGCACAGCCAGGGCTACCTCGACCAGCCCGGCCTGGCCTCCGCCGAGCACGTCGAGGGGTGGCGCTCGGTCACCGAGGCCGTGCACGCCGCAGGGGGAGTCCTGGTCGGCCAGCTCATGCACGCCGGGGCGCTGTCCCAGGGAAACCGGTACACCTCGGAGCGGATCGCCCCGTCCGCGGTCCAGCCGCGCGGCGAGATGATGCCCGAGTACGGCGGCAGCGGCCCCTGGCCGACCCCGCGTGGGATGTCCACAAGGGACATTGAGGACGTCGTGGCCGGATTCGCCGCCGCCGCGCGGAACGCCGTCGACGCGGGCTTCGACGGCGTGGAGGTCCACGCGGCCAACGGCTACCTGCTCGACCAGTTCATCACCGACTACACCAACCAGCGCACGGACTCCTACGGCGGCCCCATGGCCAACCGGATCAAGCTGGCCGCCGAGGTCGTGCGCGCGATCAAGGCTGTGGTGCCACAGGGATTCCTGGTGGGCGTGCGGCTGTCCCAGACCAAGGTCAACGACTTCACCTACCGCTGGCCGGAAGGCGAGCGCGACGCCGAGGCGGCCTACTCCGCCCTGGCCGCGGCCGGAGCCGACTACCTGCACATCGCCAGCGAGGGCCGCAACTGGCTGGACACCGCCCGGCTGGCGGGTGGGCGCACGATCACCAGCATCGCCCGCGAGCTCACCGGGCTGCCCGTGATCGCCAACGGCGGCATGCACGACACGGTCCTCGCCGAGCGGGTGCTCGACGGCGGGCACTCGGACCTGCTGTCCGTCGGCAGGGCGGCACTGGCCAACCCGGACCTGCCGCGCCGGGTGGCCAAGGACGTCGAGCTCGACCCGTTCGACCACGGCATGCTTGACCCCGCAGTGACCCTGGACAACGTCCGCCGCTGGCGGGAGAGCAGGCAGGCATGA
- a CDS encoding polysaccharide deacetylase family protein: protein MTTTSWLAGAAAVATLTFDVDAESPVLAAGAHYAEHLMTMSHQSYGPDVGVPRILDMLDELGVPATFFIPGWVAEQRPGLAASIVDRGHEVAHHSYAHRAPTSMTAAQEREDFARAMDVFTAQGIEISGHRAALWGARWQTPELVAEHGLRYDSSLMADDRPYRIATARGEIAELPVHWSLDDWEQYAFLPEPHIGSVIESPVKVLEMWRAELDGMRHYGCLFNLCCHPFLSGRPGRIMALRQLVEYALECGDVSFVRCADLADRVLADPALVAEPLPAPPSYPENPSASSAR, encoded by the coding sequence ATGACAACGACCTCGTGGCTCGCTGGGGCGGCGGCCGTCGCCACCCTGACCTTCGACGTGGACGCGGAGAGCCCCGTGCTGGCCGCGGGCGCCCACTACGCCGAGCACCTCATGACCATGTCGCACCAGTCCTACGGGCCCGACGTGGGTGTGCCGCGCATCCTGGACATGCTCGACGAGCTCGGTGTCCCGGCGACGTTCTTCATCCCCGGGTGGGTCGCCGAGCAGCGGCCGGGGCTTGCTGCGTCCATTGTGGACCGCGGCCACGAGGTGGCACACCACTCCTACGCGCACCGGGCTCCGACCTCGATGACCGCGGCGCAGGAGCGGGAGGACTTCGCCAGGGCCATGGACGTCTTCACCGCGCAGGGCATCGAGATCTCCGGCCACCGCGCGGCCCTGTGGGGAGCCCGGTGGCAGACCCCGGAGCTGGTCGCCGAGCACGGCCTGCGCTACGACTCCTCGCTGATGGCCGACGACCGCCCGTACCGGATCGCCACGGCGCGGGGCGAGATCGCCGAGCTGCCCGTGCACTGGTCGCTGGACGACTGGGAGCAGTACGCCTTCCTCCCGGAACCGCACATCGGCTCGGTGATCGAGTCCCCGGTCAAGGTGCTGGAGATGTGGCGGGCGGAGCTGGACGGGATGCGGCACTACGGCTGCCTGTTCAACCTGTGCTGCCACCCGTTCCTGTCCGGGCGGCCCGGGCGGATCATGGCGTTGCGGCAGCTCGTCGAGTACGCGCTGGAGTGCGGCGACGTGTCCTTCGTCCGGTGCGCCGACCTGGCGGACCGGGTGCTCGCCGATCCCGCGCTCGTGGCCGAGCCGCTTCCCGCTCCGCCGAGCTACCCGGAGAATCCCTCCGCTTCGAGTGCGAGGTAG
- a CDS encoding PucR family transcriptional regulator: MRSLLDDPELGLRLLVEGRPGALDERVVWVHNTELPDPSPYLGERELVLTNGMWLEQAEAAGFVDAVARAGAAGIVFGLREQVPRTPREVIDACAAARLPLVEIAIGVPFTAVTRAAAGHYAEMRQSSLLGLVRRGDALTTALSRGAGVAGVLDVLRRDHDLPLAVVDRAGRLLAAAGAELTADQRHVAAERLGDRPPPLEADLGAGVTASLFLVGAVGDLDAALLCLRPLRELDSGERDALEQAARFLSLEVAKQQAVHAIELRFASELLDMILSGPQRAAEVPGRLRAFGVDPSGALAVLALAFGDAATAPTQPGLAEAVTEFFLAENTPAAVAGGTGDVVAVLPWRRGEEELREVADRLARAVDDRFPGLRAVVGIGGSAENAAGLKQPLVRSRDACHVLRRRSGVPRVATVAELGTHRLLLGLHDADTLRDFADVVLGPLREHDAQRGSELVATVRAFLDNGGQWAATAEALYVHVNTLRNRLAKVTELTGRDVARTEDRVDLYLALEAEGFSG, translated from the coding sequence ATGCGCTCGTTGCTGGACGATCCGGAGCTGGGGCTGCGGCTGCTCGTGGAGGGGCGGCCGGGCGCGCTCGACGAGCGGGTGGTGTGGGTGCACAACACCGAGCTGCCCGACCCGTCGCCGTACCTGGGTGAGCGCGAACTGGTGCTGACCAACGGGATGTGGCTGGAGCAGGCCGAGGCAGCGGGTTTCGTCGACGCAGTGGCCCGTGCGGGGGCAGCGGGGATCGTCTTCGGCCTGCGCGAGCAGGTGCCCCGCACACCGCGGGAGGTGATCGACGCCTGCGCCGCCGCGCGACTGCCGCTGGTGGAGATCGCGATCGGCGTGCCGTTCACGGCGGTCACCCGGGCCGCGGCGGGCCACTACGCGGAGATGCGCCAGTCGAGCCTGCTCGGCCTGGTCCGGCGCGGAGACGCGCTGACGACGGCACTGTCACGGGGTGCGGGCGTGGCCGGAGTGCTGGACGTGCTCCGTCGCGACCACGATCTGCCTCTCGCGGTCGTCGACCGTGCCGGGCGACTGCTCGCGGCGGCCGGGGCCGAGCTGACGGCGGACCAGCGGCACGTCGCCGCGGAACGCCTGGGCGACCGCCCGCCACCGTTGGAAGCGGATCTCGGTGCCGGGGTCACGGCGAGTCTGTTCCTCGTTGGCGCTGTCGGTGACCTCGACGCCGCACTGCTTTGCCTGCGCCCGCTGCGCGAACTCGACAGCGGGGAACGCGACGCGCTGGAGCAGGCCGCCCGGTTCCTGAGCCTCGAAGTCGCCAAGCAACAAGCTGTGCATGCGATCGAGCTGCGCTTCGCCAGCGAGCTGCTCGACATGATCCTGTCCGGTCCACAGCGGGCGGCGGAGGTTCCGGGCAGGCTGCGCGCGTTCGGAGTGGACCCGAGCGGTGCTCTCGCCGTGCTCGCGTTGGCGTTCGGCGACGCCGCGACCGCGCCGACCCAACCCGGTCTCGCCGAGGCCGTGACGGAGTTCTTCCTCGCCGAGAACACCCCGGCCGCCGTCGCCGGGGGAACCGGAGACGTCGTCGCGGTGCTGCCGTGGCGGCGCGGTGAGGAGGAGCTGCGCGAGGTCGCCGACCGGTTGGCGCGCGCCGTCGACGATCGCTTCCCCGGTCTGCGTGCCGTCGTCGGGATCGGTGGCAGCGCCGAGAACGCCGCTGGGCTCAAGCAACCCCTCGTTCGTTCACGCGACGCCTGCCACGTGCTGCGCCGCCGTTCCGGAGTGCCGCGCGTGGCGACGGTCGCCGAACTGGGCACTCACCGCCTTCTGCTGGGCTTGCACGACGCGGACACCTTGCGGGACTTCGCCGATGTGGTGCTCGGGCCACTGCGCGAACACGACGCGCAACGCGGCAGCGAACTCGTCGCCACCGTGCGGGCATTCCTGGACAACGGCGGGCAGTGGGCGGCCACGGCAGAGGCGCTGTACGTGCACGTCAACACCTTGCGCAACCGCCTCGCCAAGGTCACCGAGCTGACCGGTCGCGACGTCGCGCGCACCGAAGACCGGGTGGACCTCTACCTCGCACTCGAAGCGGAGGGATTCTCCGGGTAG